A segment of the Peptoclostridium acidaminophilum DSM 3953 genome:
CAGATACTCCGGATGCTACTCACTCGCCTATGTTCCACCAACTCGAAGGCCTTGTGGTAGACAAGAATGTAACTATGGCCGAGCTTAAGGGTACGCTTCAGGCTTTCGCAGAGCTATTCTTCGGACCGGGCACAAAAATCAAGTTCAGGCCTCACAACTTCCCGTTCACCGAGCCAAGCGCAGAGGTAGACGTGACATGCTTCAAATGCGGCGGCAAGGGCTGCTCAATGTGCAAGGGCGAAGGCTGGATTGAAATACTAGGAGCCGGAATGGTTCATCCAAATGTCCTAAGGAACTGCGGCATAGACCCAGAGGAATATAGCGGCTTTGCATTCGGCATGGGCGTTGACAGGGCAACAATGCTAAAATACGAGATAGACGACATAAGACTGCTTTTCGAAAATGACATGAGGTTCTTGAACCAGTTCTAAGTATTCCATATTAAAGCCAAGGGAGGAAATTAAATGTTAGCGCCATTAAAGTGGATAAGAAATTATGTTGACATAGATACGGATGTAAAACAATTAGCGGACATGATGACAATGACGGGCTCGAAGGTTGAAGCTGTAAAGCTTCCGGGAGAAGGGCTCAAAAATGTAGCAGTGGGAAAAATAGAAAGAATAGAGCAGCACCCGAATGCAGACAAGCTTGTGATATGCCAGGTTAACGTGGGCAGCGAGACGCTTCAGATAGTTACTGGAGCCAAGAACGTATGCGAGGGCGATTATGTGCCTGTTGCTCTTGATGGCGCTGTGCTTGCAGGCGGACTCAAGATAAAGACCGGCAAACTAAGGGGAGAGCTTTCCCAGGGCATGCTCTGCTCGGCTCAGGAGCTTGGAATACCAGAGCATATGATAGAGGAGTGCAAAAGAAACGGCATATATATAATCGACTGGGAGGACAAGCTCTCAGAAGGCGACATAGCAGGAAAAGACGCGCTTGAGTTCCTGGGAATAAACGATGCAGTAATAGAATTTGAGATAACTTCAAACAGGCCGGATTGTCTTTCAATGCTTGGAATAGCAAGAGAAGTAGCGGCGACAACCGGCAAGGCGATGAAATATCCAAAGATTGAAGTTGCGGAAAAGGGCGGCCAGATAAGCTTCAACATAGACATAGAGTCAGACGAGCTGTGCCCAAGATATGCGGCCAGAATAGTAAAGGACATAGTGATAAAGCCGTCTCCATACTGGATGCAAAGAAGCCTTATAGAGGCGGGCATGAGGCCTATAAACAACATAGTAGACATAACCAACTACGTCATGCTTGAAACTGGCCAGCCACTGCACGCCTTTGACAGGGACAAGGTGAGCGGCGACACAATAATTGTAAGGAAGGCGATGAACGGCGAAAGGCTTGTAACCCTAGACGACAAGGACAGAGAACTTGAGGATGACATGCTTGTGATTGCAGACAGGGAAAAGGGACTTGCGCTTGCAGGCGTAATGGGCGGAGCCAATTCTGAAATTGACGCTACAACCACAACAATACTAATAGAAAGCGCCAATTTTGCAAAGGACAGCATAAGGGCCACGTCCAAGAAGCTGGGCCTGAGATCGGAGGCATCATCCAGGTTTGAAAAGGGAATAGACCTTGAGAGAGTGGAGCTGGCGTTAAACAGGGCTGCGCAGCTCATAGAGGAGACTGAATCGGGCATTGTTCTAAGCGGCTATGCCGACAACTACAAAAACAGGGCTGAGCAGAAGACTATATCTGTTTCGGCTGAAAGGATAAATAAGCTGCTAGGCGAAGACATACAGCCGTCAGAGATGGTCAAAATGCTCGAAAAGCTCGAGTTCAAATGCAGCCTGGACGGCAATACGATCCATATAGCAGTGCCTTCCTTCAGGCTTGACATGGATATTGACGCTGACGTGGTAGAAGAAATAGCAAGGATGTACGGATATGACAATATAAGCTCGAAGATGATACACGGTACAACTACGATGGGACTTAAAACAATAGGTCAGCGCTTCGAGGACAGCATAAAGGATGCGCTTACAGGCATGGGTGTCAACGAGATTCTGACATATTCATTTGTAAGTCCAAAAGGCGTGGGAAAAATAAATCTGCCGGAAACTTCCATAAAAAACAACTTCATGAAGCTGCTTAATCCGCTGGGAGAAGAGACAAGCGTTATGAGAACAACGCTTGTACCTAACATTATGGAAGTTATAAGTACCAACTATTCGAAAAAAGTCGAGGAGTTCTTCGGTTTCGAGCTTGGAAACACTTTTGCAACTGCAGACGGCGCTGTACCTGTTGAGAAAAAATCATTGTGCATAGGCATCTATTCAAAGGACAGCGACTTTTTCGT
Coding sequences within it:
- the pheT gene encoding phenylalanine--tRNA ligase subunit beta codes for the protein MLAPLKWIRNYVDIDTDVKQLADMMTMTGSKVEAVKLPGEGLKNVAVGKIERIEQHPNADKLVICQVNVGSETLQIVTGAKNVCEGDYVPVALDGAVLAGGLKIKTGKLRGELSQGMLCSAQELGIPEHMIEECKRNGIYIIDWEDKLSEGDIAGKDALEFLGINDAVIEFEITSNRPDCLSMLGIAREVAATTGKAMKYPKIEVAEKGGQISFNIDIESDELCPRYAARIVKDIVIKPSPYWMQRSLIEAGMRPINNIVDITNYVMLETGQPLHAFDRDKVSGDTIIVRKAMNGERLVTLDDKDRELEDDMLVIADREKGLALAGVMGGANSEIDATTTTILIESANFAKDSIRATSKKLGLRSEASSRFEKGIDLERVELALNRAAQLIEETESGIVLSGYADNYKNRAEQKTISVSAERINKLLGEDIQPSEMVKMLEKLEFKCSLDGNTIHIAVPSFRLDMDIDADVVEEIARMYGYDNISSKMIHGTTTMGLKTIGQRFEDSIKDALTGMGVNEILTYSFVSPKGVGKINLPETSIKNNFMKLLNPLGEETSVMRTTLVPNIMEVISTNYSKKVEEFFGFELGNTFATADGAVPVEKKSLCIGIYSKDSDFFVLKGVVEGLFEKIGLTKYEITPEKHHPTFHPGRCANVLFGSYTIGTFGELHPDVLDNYGIKERVYIAELDFELMLALSRDAKTYSPLPKYPSIERDIAIVVDESVFVKQIEDIIRENSQGLARSFKLFDVYRGEQVKEGSKSVAYTIVYRSDEKTLTDEEVEKVHSKIVKEIEARLDAKLRD